The Kitasatospora paranensis genome has a window encoding:
- a CDS encoding LysR family transcriptional regulator: MDARQLRILRELGELGSVTAVAEALLVTPSAVSQQLRLLQRSVTVPLTERAGRRVVLTDAGRALAEAAVGVETALARARQTVADFAERPDGDVSVAAFHSAGAAFFPLLLRGLAAPGGPRLSFADQDVTQDRFPPLTRSYDLVIAHRLDHAPPWPRTVTATTLLREPLDVALPAGHPLTARRRLTPREVADEPWITVHDGFPLMATVDAVATAANRPLRIAHRINEFSMAAEVVAAGGGVALMPRWTAGPHPGVVLRPLTGLHARRQVDVLHRPERTARRAVRTVLAELGRAAEVIRGRDAGACTPGC, translated from the coding sequence ATGGATGCACGGCAGTTGCGGATCCTTCGTGAACTGGGCGAACTGGGCAGCGTGACCGCGGTCGCCGAGGCGTTGCTGGTGACCCCGTCGGCGGTCTCCCAGCAGCTGAGGCTGCTGCAGCGCTCCGTCACGGTGCCGCTGACCGAGCGGGCCGGGCGCCGGGTCGTGCTGACCGACGCGGGGCGGGCGCTGGCCGAGGCGGCCGTCGGGGTGGAGACGGCGCTGGCCCGGGCACGGCAGACCGTCGCCGACTTCGCCGAGCGGCCGGACGGGGACGTGTCGGTCGCCGCCTTCCACAGCGCGGGTGCGGCGTTCTTCCCGCTGCTGCTGCGCGGCCTGGCGGCCCCCGGCGGGCCGCGGCTCTCCTTCGCCGACCAGGACGTGACCCAGGACCGCTTCCCGCCGCTCACCCGTTCGTACGACCTGGTGATCGCCCACCGCCTGGACCACGCGCCGCCGTGGCCGCGCACCGTCACCGCGACCACCCTGCTGCGCGAGCCGCTGGACGTCGCCCTGCCGGCCGGCCACCCACTGACCGCCAGGCGGCGGCTGACCCCGCGCGAGGTGGCGGACGAGCCCTGGATCACCGTCCACGACGGCTTCCCGCTGATGGCCACGGTGGACGCGGTCGCCACGGCGGCCAACCGGCCGCTGCGGATCGCCCACCGGATCAACGAGTTCAGTATGGCCGCGGAGGTCGTCGCGGCCGGCGGCGGCGTCGCCCTGATGCCGCGCTGGACGGCAGGTCCGCACCCCGGCGTCGTGCTCAGACCGCTCACCGGTCTCCACGCCCGGCGGCAGGTCGACGTCCTGCACCGGCCCGAGCGGACCGCCCGCCGGGCGGTCCGTACCGTCCTGGCCGAGCTGGGCCGGGCCGCCGAGGTGATCCGCGGCCGGGACGCCGGTGCGTGCACCCCGGGATGCTGA
- a CDS encoding DMT family transporter, producing MSDARGPSRRPDVILLLVAVVWGSSYLAAKTATTAVPVLTVLLVRYAVSAVACGGLVAARRGTRRFTPDELRSGVLLGVTQAAVLVLETYGVAHTSAANAGLIISLTIVLTPLLDRAGGRGPLPGAFHAAAGTCVLAVGLLMSGTGLHLPGTGDLLMVAAAVVRAGHVVLVGRRTADGAIRPLHLTTVQTAVGTVLFLPAAATQLPALARSGAATWGQLLYLALFCSVFAFLAQTWAVQRTSASRASLLLGTEPVWAVVTGVAVGGEHLALIAALGAVLMVAGTSWGQAVERRHRTAPRPAPVPNAEALTGV from the coding sequence GTGTCCGATGCCCGCGGCCCCTCGCGCCGCCCCGATGTGATCCTCTTGCTCGTCGCCGTCGTCTGGGGTTCCAGCTACCTGGCGGCGAAGACGGCGACCACGGCCGTGCCCGTCCTGACCGTGCTCCTCGTCCGGTACGCCGTCTCCGCCGTCGCCTGCGGCGGACTGGTCGCGGCACGCCGCGGGACCAGGCGGTTCACCCCGGACGAGCTCCGCTCCGGTGTCCTGCTCGGGGTCACCCAGGCGGCCGTCCTGGTCCTGGAGACGTACGGGGTCGCGCACACCAGCGCCGCCAACGCGGGCCTCATCATCAGCCTGACCATCGTGCTGACCCCGCTGCTCGACCGGGCGGGCGGACGCGGCCCGCTGCCGGGCGCGTTCCACGCCGCCGCCGGCACGTGCGTGCTGGCCGTCGGCCTGTTGATGTCCGGAACAGGACTGCACCTGCCGGGCACCGGCGACCTGCTGATGGTGGCGGCGGCCGTGGTCCGGGCCGGGCACGTCGTGCTGGTCGGCCGGCGCACGGCGGACGGGGCCATCCGTCCGCTGCACCTGACCACGGTGCAGACCGCCGTCGGCACCGTGCTGTTCCTGCCCGCCGCCGCGACGCAGTTGCCCGCGCTGGCCCGCAGCGGGGCCGCCACCTGGGGCCAACTGCTCTACCTCGCCCTGTTCTGCAGCGTGTTCGCCTTCCTCGCGCAGACCTGGGCCGTGCAACGCACCTCGGCCAGCCGGGCCAGCCTGCTGCTCGGCACCGAACCGGTGTGGGCGGTCGTGACCGGGGTCGCCGTCGGCGGCGAACACCTCGCGCTCATCGCCGCGCTCGGCGCGGTCCTCATGGTCGCCGGCACCTCCTGGGGCCAGGCCGTCGAACGCCGCCACCGCACGGCCCCGCGGCCCGCCCCCGTCCCGAACGCGGAGGCCCTCACGGGCGTCTGA
- a CDS encoding SDR family oxidoreductase, which yields MIIVTGATGKLGRRTVERLLDRFPADHLGVSVRDPRMAQDLADRGVRVRQGSFDNPASLVHSFEGAEQLLLVSLDRTGEECVTGHRAAIDAAVKVGVGRILYTSQMGAAHDSRFQACRDHARTEDLLRATGLPWTALRNGFYAASALQFLDSARRTGDIALPADGPVAWTGHDDLAEATAAILADEGRFEGPTPSLTGPTALDFGAVAEIATQTTGRSFTRTVVPDAAFREQALGHGAPAPIADLLVSIFAAARNGEFAGADPALAELIGREPATFRTLLEHAWAE from the coding sequence GTGATCATCGTGACCGGAGCCACCGGAAAGCTCGGCCGCCGTACCGTCGAACGCCTCCTGGACCGCTTCCCCGCCGACCACCTCGGCGTCAGCGTCCGCGACCCCCGCATGGCCCAGGACCTCGCCGACCGCGGCGTCCGCGTCCGGCAGGGCAGCTTCGACAACCCCGCCTCGCTCGTGCACTCCTTCGAGGGCGCCGAGCAACTGCTCCTCGTCTCCCTCGACCGCACGGGCGAGGAGTGCGTCACCGGCCACCGCGCCGCCATCGACGCCGCCGTGAAGGTCGGCGTCGGCCGCATCCTCTACACCAGCCAGATGGGCGCCGCCCACGACTCCCGCTTCCAGGCATGCCGCGACCACGCCCGGACCGAGGACCTGCTGCGCGCCACCGGCCTGCCCTGGACAGCGCTGCGCAACGGCTTCTACGCCGCCAGCGCCCTGCAGTTCCTGGACTCCGCCCGCCGCACCGGCGACATCGCCCTCCCCGCCGACGGCCCCGTCGCCTGGACCGGCCACGACGACCTCGCCGAGGCGACCGCGGCGATCCTCGCCGACGAGGGCCGCTTCGAAGGACCCACCCCCTCACTCACCGGCCCGACGGCGCTCGACTTCGGCGCCGTCGCGGAGATCGCGACCCAGACCACCGGACGGTCCTTCACCCGCACGGTCGTCCCCGATGCCGCCTTCCGCGAGCAGGCCCTGGGGCACGGTGCCCCGGCCCCGATCGCCGACCTGCTGGTGAGCATCTTCGCGGCGGCGCGGAACGGCGAGTTCGCCGGCGCCGACCCGGCACTGGCCGAACTGATCGGCCGCGAGCCCGCCACCTTCCGCACCCTGCTGGAGCACGCCTGGGCCGAATAG
- a CDS encoding lysozyme — MPPTALRAARPLASHRGLRRCAVAAASAALLLGASAPALAAEPSPAHHFDRDHVGSTVAAHEGSGSGSAARTLAVTQTPGNDVSGWQGNVAWSTAAANGAKFSYVKATEGSTYTNPYFTQQYNGSYRAGLIRGAYHFALPDHSSGSAQATWFVNHGGGWSADGKTLPPALDIEYNPYGASCYGLSRSAMVSWIRSFSTTVHSRTGRYPVIYTTTSWWQQCTGNYSGFGTTNPLWIARYSSSVGTLPAGWSFQTFWQYADSGTLPGDQDRFNGAYDRLKALALG, encoded by the coding sequence GTGCCCCCCACTGCCCTGCGCGCCGCACGCCCCCTCGCCTCTCACCGGGGGCTGCGCCGGTGCGCCGTCGCGGCCGCCTCGGCGGCGCTGCTCCTCGGCGCGTCCGCCCCCGCGCTGGCCGCCGAACCGAGTCCCGCGCACCACTTCGACCGCGACCACGTCGGTTCCACCGTCGCCGCCCACGAGGGCAGCGGCTCCGGCAGCGCCGCCCGCACGCTGGCCGTCACCCAGACCCCCGGCAACGACGTCTCCGGCTGGCAGGGGAACGTGGCGTGGAGCACTGCGGCCGCGAACGGCGCCAAGTTCTCGTATGTGAAGGCCACCGAGGGCAGCACCTACACCAACCCGTACTTCACCCAGCAGTACAACGGGTCCTACCGGGCCGGGCTGATTCGCGGTGCGTACCACTTCGCGCTGCCGGACCACTCCTCCGGCTCCGCCCAGGCCACCTGGTTCGTGAACCACGGCGGCGGCTGGTCGGCCGACGGCAAGACCCTGCCGCCCGCCCTCGACATCGAGTACAACCCGTACGGCGCCTCCTGCTACGGCCTCAGCCGGAGCGCGATGGTGTCGTGGATCCGCTCGTTCAGCACCACGGTGCACAGCCGCACCGGGCGTTACCCGGTGATCTACACCACCACCAGCTGGTGGCAGCAGTGCACCGGCAACTACAGCGGCTTCGGCACCACCAACCCGCTGTGGATCGCCCGCTACAGCTCCTCGGTCGGCACCCTGCCGGCCGGCTGGAGCTTCCAGACCTTCTGGCAGTACGCGGACTCCGGCACGCTGCCCGGCGACCAGGACCGCTTCAACGGCGCCTACGACCGTCTGAAGGCTCTCGCTCTCGGCTGA
- a CDS encoding class I SAM-dependent methyltransferase: MRHSRALIGAGAAAAIAGTWWFTDSAPYPYSQRRLLDLPLPFLTLKRLDHVLQAREGERILEIGPGTGLQSLHVAPQLTPNGRLDIVDIQQEMLDHVGRRAKEQGVDNIVPNCADAHELAFTDSSFDAAYLVTALGEIPDPARTLAELRRVLKPFGRLVVGEFFDRHQIRPSALISLAEGAGLRVARLYGPPFAYYAVLRPIDA, translated from the coding sequence ATGAGGCATTCGCGGGCATTGATCGGCGCGGGAGCTGCTGCCGCCATCGCCGGCACCTGGTGGTTCACCGACTCCGCGCCGTACCCGTACTCCCAGCGCCGACTGCTCGACCTGCCACTGCCGTTCCTGACCCTGAAGCGTCTGGACCATGTGCTGCAGGCCCGGGAGGGCGAGAGGATCCTGGAGATCGGCCCCGGAACCGGCCTGCAGTCGCTGCATGTCGCACCGCAACTGACCCCGAACGGCAGGCTGGACATCGTGGACATCCAGCAGGAGATGCTCGACCACGTGGGCCGCCGGGCCAAGGAGCAGGGCGTCGACAACATCGTGCCGAACTGCGCCGACGCACATGAACTTGCTTTTACGGACAGCTCGTTCGATGCGGCATACCTGGTGACGGCGCTGGGCGAGATCCCGGACCCGGCGCGTACGCTGGCCGAGCTGCGCCGGGTGCTGAAACCGTTCGGGCGACTGGTGGTCGGCGAGTTCTTCGACCGGCACCAGATCCGGCCGTCCGCGCTGATCAGCCTGGCGGAGGGAGCCGGGCTGCGGGTCGCCCGGCTGTACGGTCCGCCGTTCGCGTACTACGCGGTGCTGCGTCCGATCGACGCCTGA
- a CDS encoding histidine kinase, producing MIGTPVLTAVQRARYRLFIGVDVPRLTPTAPEPWTWASTARRLAATRPWRTIGYHLLLGPLLALLELLVLAVAVACPAGVIAYAWAWALPTGIRQDWFGYVTQLPAYTAAGLLLLCALPWTARAVAGAEARLALGMLGPSRAQRLQERVDQLAVSRSDLIAAVDAERRRIERDLHDGTQQRLVSLAVNLGLALATRPDLPGDAREVIARAHLEAKEAIAELNDLVRGCTRRCSKTEVWTRRCPGWLPARPYRCGCGSIWRSGWRPAWSRSRTS from the coding sequence GTGATCGGCACCCCGGTGCTGACGGCCGTTCAGCGGGCTCGCTACCGGCTGTTCATCGGTGTGGACGTCCCCCGGCTCACCCCCACCGCGCCGGAACCATGGACGTGGGCCTCGACCGCCCGGCGGCTCGCGGCGACGCGGCCTTGGCGCACAATCGGCTACCACCTCCTGCTGGGCCCGCTGCTCGCGCTGCTGGAGCTACTGGTGCTCGCGGTGGCGGTGGCGTGCCCGGCGGGCGTCATCGCCTACGCCTGGGCGTGGGCGCTGCCAACCGGGATCCGCCAGGACTGGTTCGGCTACGTGACCCAGCTGCCGGCTTACACAGCGGCTGGACTCCTCCTTCTGTGCGCCCTGCCCTGGACCGCGCGGGCAGTGGCCGGGGCCGAGGCGCGGCTGGCGTTGGGCATGCTCGGGCCCAGCCGGGCGCAGCGGCTCCAGGAGCGGGTCGATCAGTTGGCCGTGAGCCGGAGCGACTTGATCGCAGCCGTCGACGCGGAGCGCCGCCGCATCGAGCGCGACCTGCACGACGGCACCCAGCAGCGGTTGGTATCCCTCGCGGTCAACCTCGGCCTGGCCCTTGCCACCCGCCCGGACCTGCCGGGTGATGCCCGCGAGGTGATCGCGAGGGCGCACCTGGAGGCGAAGGAGGCGATCGCCGAACTCAATGACCTGGTGCGGGGCTGCACCCGGCGGTGCTCGAAGACCGAGGTCTGGACGCGGCGTTGTCCGGGCTGGCTGCCCGCACGTCCCTACCGGTGCGGCTGCGGGTCGATCTGGAGGAGCGGGTGGCGCCCAGCGTGGAGTCGGTCGCGTACTTCGTGA
- a CDS encoding sensor histidine kinase encodes MAPSVESVAYFVISEALTNATKHADAMRAEVLVRRVGEVLRVRVTDDGLGGADAAAGTGLTGLARRVGSLDGTFHVSSPVGGPTTITAELPCAR; translated from the coding sequence GTGGCGCCCAGCGTGGAGTCGGTCGCGTACTTCGTGATCTCGGAGGCGCTGACCAATGCGACGAAGCACGCCGACGCGATGCGTGCGGAGGTCCTGGTCCGTCGGGTCGGCGAGGTGCTGCGCGTGCGCGTGACCGACGACGGGCTGGGCGGTGCCGACGCCGCCGCCGGCACGGGGCTGACCGGGCTGGCCAGGCGGGTCGGCTCCCTGGACGGGACCTTCCACGTCAGCAGCCCCGTCGGGGGACCCACCACCATCACCGCGGAGCTGCCGTGCGCGCGGTGA
- a CDS encoding response regulator transcription factor, whose amino-acid sequence MRAVIAEDSVLLRVGLVKVLEMGGFQVPAEAGDAEGLLAAVAEHRPELALIDVRMPPDFTDEGVRAAMEIRRRWPGTAVVLLSQYVEERYAADLLSANTSGVGYLLKQRVADVADFVAAVRRVADGGTALDPQVVAQLLLRRDSDPLARLTPREREVLGLMAEGRSNAGIAQALVVGESAVAKHINNIFAKLDLPVVDADHRRVLAVLRFLGASRA is encoded by the coding sequence GTGCGCGCGGTGATCGCCGAGGACTCGGTGCTGTTGCGGGTCGGCCTGGTCAAGGTGCTGGAGATGGGCGGGTTCCAGGTTCCCGCCGAAGCCGGTGATGCGGAAGGGCTGTTGGCGGCGGTGGCGGAGCACCGGCCCGAACTCGCCCTGATCGACGTCCGGATGCCGCCGGACTTCACCGATGAGGGGGTGCGAGCGGCGATGGAGATCCGCCGGCGCTGGCCGGGGACGGCGGTGGTGCTGCTTTCCCAGTACGTGGAGGAGCGGTACGCGGCCGACCTGCTGTCCGCGAACACCAGCGGTGTGGGCTACCTGCTCAAGCAGCGGGTCGCCGATGTCGCCGACTTCGTGGCGGCGGTCCGGCGGGTGGCGGACGGGGGCACGGCCCTGGACCCGCAGGTCGTCGCCCAGTTGCTGCTGCGGCGCGACAGCGACCCGCTCGCGCGGCTGACTCCCCGCGAACGGGAGGTGCTCGGCCTGATGGCCGAGGGGCGCTCCAATGCCGGCATCGCGCAGGCGCTGGTGGTCGGCGAGAGCGCCGTGGCGAAGCACATCAACAACATCTTCGCCAAGCTCGACCTGCCCGTGGTCGACGCGGACCACCGCCGCGTCCTGGCCGTGCTCCGGTTCCTCGGAGCGTCCCGGGCCTGA
- a CDS encoding S8 family serine peptidase, protein MTVGSTHRDRPHEFGVTYNSSKGPTLDGRLKPDLLAPGERITSCATGSLRGDPTTLLPPGADPAAVAVYTEQSGTSMAAPHVSGAVAAFLSVRPEFIGRPREVKDLFCASATSLGRDRYLEGHGLLDLMRVMSNV, encoded by the coding sequence ATCACCGTCGGCTCCACCCACCGCGATCGCCCGCACGAGTTCGGTGTCACCTACAACTCCTCGAAGGGACCGACCCTGGACGGCCGGCTGAAGCCGGACCTGCTGGCCCCGGGCGAGCGGATCACCTCCTGTGCCACCGGCAGCCTGCGCGGCGACCCGACCACGCTGCTCCCGCCGGGTGCAGACCCGGCGGCCGTTGCGGTCTACACCGAGCAGAGCGGCACCTCGATGGCGGCCCCGCACGTCTCCGGCGCCGTTGCCGCCTTCCTCTCCGTCCGGCCGGAGTTCATCGGCCGCCCGCGCGAGGTCAAGGACCTGTTCTGTGCCAGTGCGACCTCGCTCGGCCGCGACCGGTACCTGGAGGGCCACGGCCTGCTCGACCTGATGCGCGTGATGTCCAACGTCTAG
- a CDS encoding S8 family serine peptidase, which translates to MSAASGPDPVPPYGVVRSRIGPALEPGSVERRRSVVPIDEENRSPVLVEVDLARDADTERTRSEFLGLYARVFPGGPEPIRVAASYLRCLLSPEEIELLLQRDQESAARPTVFRVWPDYTMEAHIDRSISTIKADAVTRCYGASGLGVVWAVMDSGIDESHPHFAAGTLQGPVAALHRDFTGLVPDGPDGPADPAEQPLTDPVGHGTHVAGIIAGGLPPDSTPLITRLKLIGGLPVRESRELAEGGSLQGIASRAQLVSLKVLAPRGDFLVTSSSAVIEALYYLREKVNTGGRMLVVHGVNLSLGCPWDAAEYACGQSPVCREVDLLAASGVVVVVSAGNGGFGTRLPGEGGTDTRGCRPPSPTRGTPMARSPSAPPTAIARTSSVSPTTPRRDRPWTAG; encoded by the coding sequence ATGAGTGCCGCGTCGGGGCCTGATCCGGTTCCGCCGTACGGGGTGGTGCGGAGCCGGATCGGTCCGGCGCTCGAACCGGGCTCTGTCGAGCGGCGCAGGAGCGTGGTGCCGATCGACGAGGAGAATCGCAGCCCGGTGCTGGTCGAGGTGGACCTCGCCCGGGACGCGGACACCGAGCGCACCCGGAGCGAGTTCCTCGGCCTGTACGCGCGAGTCTTCCCGGGCGGGCCGGAGCCGATCCGGGTTGCCGCGTCCTATCTGCGCTGCCTGCTCAGCCCCGAGGAGATCGAGCTGCTGCTGCAGCGGGACCAGGAGTCCGCCGCCCGGCCGACCGTGTTCCGGGTGTGGCCGGACTACACGATGGAGGCGCACATCGACCGTTCGATCTCCACCATCAAGGCCGATGCCGTCACCCGCTGCTACGGCGCTTCCGGTCTGGGTGTGGTGTGGGCGGTCATGGACAGCGGTATCGACGAAAGCCATCCGCATTTCGCCGCCGGCACCCTGCAGGGCCCGGTCGCCGCACTCCACCGGGACTTCACCGGTCTGGTGCCGGACGGCCCGGACGGCCCGGCCGATCCGGCGGAGCAGCCGCTCACCGACCCCGTCGGCCACGGCACGCATGTGGCGGGGATCATCGCCGGCGGCCTGCCACCGGACAGCACTCCGCTGATCACTCGCCTGAAGCTGATCGGCGGCTTACCCGTCCGGGAGTCCCGCGAGCTCGCGGAGGGCGGTTCACTGCAGGGCATCGCCTCCCGGGCCCAGTTGGTCAGCCTGAAGGTGCTCGCCCCGCGCGGCGACTTCCTGGTCACATCGTCCAGCGCGGTGATCGAGGCGCTGTACTACCTGCGGGAGAAGGTGAACACCGGCGGCCGGATGCTGGTGGTGCACGGCGTCAACCTGAGCCTCGGCTGTCCCTGGGACGCCGCCGAGTACGCCTGCGGTCAGAGCCCGGTCTGCCGGGAGGTCGACCTGCTCGCGGCCAGCGGAGTCGTGGTCGTGGTGAGCGCGGGCAACGGCGGGTTCGGCACCCGGCTGCCGGGCGAGGGCGGCACCGACACCCGGGGGTGCCGGCCTCCATCACCGACCCGGGGAACGCCGATGGCGCGATCACCGTCGGCTCCACCCACCGCGATCGCCCGCACGAGTTCGGTGTCACCTACAACTCCTCGAAGGGACCGACCCTGGACGGCCGGCTGA
- a CDS encoding transglycosylase family protein → MTSGHETTAAAISAKATTKRNRVRVAIVAGATVAALPVAGLVSTPSASAASASTWDAVARCESGGNWSINTGNGFYGGLQFTAGTWRAYGGTAYAQQANRASRAQQIAVAEKVLASQGPGAWPVCSRKAGLTRGGAPAQVDTATKPKLPRTSGSARKPAPAPMTDRSSTDATRSARTPTPSSPVNSPRNGAPTGTYTVKSGDTLSEIAVKFGTDVRSLYARNIRTVGGNPDLIFPDQVLDL, encoded by the coding sequence ATGACTTCCGGTCACGAGACCACTGCTGCCGCCATCTCCGCCAAGGCCACCACCAAGCGCAACCGGGTCCGCGTGGCCATCGTGGCCGGCGCCACCGTCGCCGCGCTGCCGGTGGCCGGACTCGTCTCGACCCCCTCGGCCTCGGCCGCCTCCGCCTCGACCTGGGACGCCGTCGCCCGGTGCGAGAGCGGTGGCAACTGGTCGATCAACACCGGCAACGGCTTCTACGGTGGCCTGCAGTTCACCGCCGGCACCTGGCGGGCGTACGGCGGCACCGCCTACGCACAGCAGGCGAACCGCGCCAGCAGGGCGCAGCAGATCGCCGTCGCCGAGAAGGTGCTCGCCTCGCAGGGCCCCGGTGCCTGGCCGGTCTGCTCCAGGAAGGCCGGTCTGACCAGGGGCGGCGCGCCGGCCCAGGTCGACACCGCCACGAAGCCCAAGCTGCCCCGCACGTCCGGGTCCGCCCGGAAGCCCGCCCCCGCCCCGATGACCGACCGGAGCTCCACCGACGCCACGCGATCGGCGCGGACGCCGACCCCGTCGTCCCCGGTCAACTCCCCGAGGAACGGCGCCCCCACCGGCACCTACACCGTCAAGAGCGGCGACACCCTGAGCGAGATCGCGGTCAAGTTCGGCACCGACGTGCGGAGCCTGTACGCGAGGAACATCCGGACCGTCGGCGGCAACCCGGACCTGATCTTCCCGGACCAGGTGCTGGACCTCTGA
- the gcvH gene encoding glycine cleavage system protein GcvH, producing MMGAPINDDLMGVRVSNIPADLRFAESHEWARLESDGSVTIGLSDHAQRALGDIVFVELVEVGKVFEAGEPAGVVESVKAASDIYAPVGGKVIAVNEELADTPELINEEPYEAWIFKLKPSAESEIDKLLDAAGYKAAIG from the coding sequence ATGATGGGCGCGCCGATCAACGACGACCTCATGGGAGTGCGTGTGTCGAACATCCCGGCTGATCTGCGGTTCGCGGAGTCGCACGAGTGGGCGCGTCTGGAGTCGGACGGCTCGGTGACGATCGGGCTCAGTGACCATGCCCAGCGGGCCCTCGGCGACATCGTGTTCGTGGAGCTGGTGGAGGTCGGGAAGGTCTTCGAAGCGGGTGAGCCCGCAGGCGTCGTCGAGTCGGTCAAGGCGGCGTCGGACATCTACGCGCCGGTCGGCGGCAAGGTGATCGCCGTGAACGAGGAGTTGGCCGACACTCCGGAGCTCATCAACGAGGAGCCCTACGAGGCCTGGATCTTCAAGCTCAAGCCGTCGGCCGAGTCCGAGATCGACAAGCTCCTCGACGCCGCCGGCTACAAGGCCGCCATCGGGTGA
- a CDS encoding condensation domain-containing protein, with amino-acid sequence MPAAAERVAVDFAGEGEGLEEMSWGMWEIWQAMGRQRNQLPIGGRSPVEPGTTLDDLAAELRYLMERFPSMRTRLRFAPGGRALQQLFSAGQVTLEVYDAPADADPLEVAAAVEERYCSEPFDFAGQWPVRMAAVRQHGRPVQRVTVMHHLVTDGLGGAIMLGQVRARNTEPVGGMQQLEQARWQRSAEGRRQSERALRHFEGVLRSMPAQQLPGPTDPREPRHWGAQFHSAALTAALPAIAARTGTAVPGILLGLFAVGLYRATGISPVVVRPVVNNRFRAVFADVVCMVAQAGVCAVDVAGASAAEAVERAGRGSTTAYRHAYFDPEALDELVERVSIERGEDANIRTYFNNRSTYALPAETGREMDPQELAGELRAASRDTVFHWFAREEAQRERFFVHVDDTPEGGLRFEIRVDTHYVSPAQAEAFAYAMEAAAIEAALGEGAAQEVEGRPPGRPHREWSQRPPPGPSRHRTGSPGERLRRRSSDHTRGPGGSASRRGAAACCGLPHLRAGRPARR; translated from the coding sequence GTGCCTGCCGCCGCCGAGCGCGTGGCGGTCGACTTCGCCGGCGAGGGCGAGGGCCTGGAGGAGATGTCCTGGGGGATGTGGGAGATCTGGCAGGCGATGGGCCGGCAGCGCAACCAGCTGCCGATCGGTGGCCGGTCCCCGGTGGAGCCCGGCACGACGCTGGACGACCTCGCCGCAGAACTGCGCTACCTGATGGAGCGTTTCCCCTCGATGCGCACCCGGCTGCGCTTCGCCCCGGGAGGCCGGGCGCTCCAGCAGCTCTTCTCTGCCGGGCAGGTCACGCTGGAGGTGTACGACGCGCCGGCGGACGCCGACCCGCTGGAGGTCGCCGCCGCGGTCGAGGAGCGTTACTGCAGCGAGCCGTTCGACTTCGCCGGGCAGTGGCCGGTGCGGATGGCGGCCGTACGTCAGCACGGCCGTCCGGTCCAGCGGGTCACCGTCATGCACCACCTGGTCACCGACGGCCTCGGCGGCGCGATCATGCTCGGCCAGGTGCGGGCCCGGAACACCGAGCCGGTCGGTGGCATGCAGCAGCTGGAGCAGGCGCGCTGGCAGCGGTCCGCCGAGGGACGGCGGCAGAGCGAGCGGGCGCTGCGGCACTTCGAGGGCGTACTGCGGTCGATGCCCGCGCAGCAATTGCCGGGCCCCACCGATCCGCGCGAGCCACGGCACTGGGGTGCGCAGTTCCACTCGGCGGCGCTGACGGCGGCGCTGCCGGCGATCGCCGCGCGGACGGGTACCGCGGTGCCGGGGATCCTGCTGGGCCTGTTCGCGGTCGGGCTGTACCGGGCCACCGGCATCAGCCCTGTGGTGGTGCGGCCGGTGGTCAACAACCGCTTCCGGGCGGTGTTCGCCGACGTGGTCTGCATGGTCGCACAGGCGGGCGTGTGCGCCGTCGACGTCGCGGGGGCGAGCGCGGCGGAGGCCGTCGAGCGGGCCGGGCGGGGCAGCACGACCGCCTACCGGCACGCCTACTTCGACCCCGAGGCGCTGGACGAGCTGGTCGAGCGGGTCTCGATCGAGCGCGGCGAGGACGCGAACATCAGGACGTACTTCAACAACCGCAGCACCTACGCCCTGCCGGCGGAAACCGGCCGGGAGATGGACCCGCAGGAGCTGGCCGGGGAGCTGCGGGCGGCCAGCCGGGACACCGTCTTCCACTGGTTCGCCCGGGAGGAGGCCCAGCGGGAGCGGTTCTTCGTCCACGTCGACGACACCCCGGAGGGCGGGCTGCGCTTCGAGATCCGCGTCGACACGCACTACGTCTCGCCCGCGCAGGCCGAGGCGTTCGCCTACGCCATGGAGGCGGCCGCGATCGAGGCGGCGCTCGGGGAGGGAGCCGCGCAGGAGGTGGAGGGGAGACCGCCGGGACGCCCGCACCGGGAATGGTCGCAGAGGCCGCCGCCGGGTCCGAGTAGGCACCGCACGGGAAGTCCCGGTGAGCGCCTCCGCCGACGTTCGTCCGATCACACCCGGGGACCGGGTGGGTCAGCGAGTCGGCGGGGCGCAGCGGCCTGCTGCGGACTGCCACACCTTCGGGCAGGACGACCTGCCCGAAGGTGA